One part of the Gossypium raimondii isolate GPD5lz chromosome 1, ASM2569854v1, whole genome shotgun sequence genome encodes these proteins:
- the LOC105786462 gene encoding UDP-glucuronic acid decarboxylase 1 has translation MKQLHKQSSINHRRDEEILIPQTPPYSPKSLKHPRSLPRSINYLFKEQRLLFIFIGILIGSTFFILQPTLSRLGPTETHPSIPKSFSNNVVSHTQEFSVSNQNPIHGKMGRVPVGIGRRRMRIVVTGGAGFVGSHLVDKLIGRGDEVIVIDNFFTGRKENVVHLFGNPRFELIRHDVVEPILLEVDQIYHLACPASPVHYKYNPVKTIISNVMGTLNMLGLAKRVGARFLLTSTSEVYGDPLQHPQKETYWGNVNPIGERSCYDEGKRTAETLTMDYHRGDGVEVRIARIFNTYGPRMCLDDGRVVSNFVAQAIRKQPMTVYGDGKQTRSFQYVSDLVDGLVALMEGEHIGPFNLGNPGEFTMLELAEVVKDTIDPSATIEYKPNTADDPHMRKPDISKAKELLNWEPKIPLREGLPLMVNDFRNRILNEDEGKGA, from the exons ATGAAACAGTTACACAAGCAATCAAGCATTAACCATAGGCGAGATGAAGAGATCTTAATACCTCAAACTCCTCCTTACTCACCCAAATCCTTAAAACACCCCAGATCTCTCCCTAGATCCATTAACTATCTCTTCAAAGAACAACGCCTTTTGTTCATCTTCATCGGCATTTTAATCGGTTCTACTTTCTTCATCCTCCAACCAACTCTCTCTCGTTTAGGCCCAACCGAGACTCACCCTTCGATCCCCAAATCTTTCTCTAACAACGTCGTTTCCCACACCCAAGAGTTCTCCGTTTCCAATCAGAATCCTATTCATGGCAAAATGGGTCGTGTTCCCGTCGGGATCGGTCGACGGAGGATGAGGATCGTCGTCACCGGTGGTGCTGGGTTTGTCGGTAGTCACCTCGTTGATAAGCTAATTGGAAGAGGCGATGAAGTGATTGTTATCGATAATTTCTTCACTGGGAGGAAAGAAAACGTGGTTCATCTTTTTGGGAATCCGAGGTTCGAATTGATTCGACATGACGTCGTTGAACCGATTCTCTTGGAAGTAGATCAGATCTATCATTTAGCTTGCCCTGCTTCACCGGttcattataaatataatcCCGTTAAGACCATCATATC AAATGTGATGGGTACTCTTAACATGTTGGGGCTTGCAAAGAGAGTTGGGGCCAGGTTTTTGCTTACGAGCACGAGTGAGGTTTACGGTGATCCCCTTCAGCATCCTCAGAAAGAAACCTATTGGGGAAATGTTAATCCAATCG GTGAGAGGAGTTGCTACGATGAAGGAAAAAGGACTGCTGAAACCTTAACCATGGATTATCATCGAGGTGACGGTGTTGAG GTGCGAATTGCTCGTATTTTCAACACTTATGGCCCTCGCATGTGCTTGGATGATGGACGTGTTGTTAGCAATTTTGTTGCTCAG GCCATTCGGAAGCAACCGATGACTGTTTATGGTGATGGGAAACAAACACGAAGCTTCCAATATGTTTCTGATTTG GTTGATGGACTCGTTGCTTTAATGGAAGGGGAGCACATAGGACCTTTTAATCTCGGCAATCCGGGAGAATTCACCATGCTCGAATTAGCGGAG GTCGTCAAAGACACGATCGATCCAAGTGCAACGATAGAATATAAACCAAATACCGCGGACGATCCACATATGAGGAAACCGGACATCAGCAAAGCAAAGGAGCTGCTGAACTGGGAGCCAAAAATACCCCTAAGAGAAGGGTTACCCCTTATGGTGAACGATTTCCGGAATCGTATTTTGAATGAAGATGAAGGAAAGGGAGCTTAA
- the LOC105786468 gene encoding protein SODIUM POTASSIUM ROOT DEFECTIVE 3: MKGMNILCASQASTAICLSIDQVSATAGGQNPTTVASKRFTKTLPCTAHPPPINPLPYHLLKNHDKWCSNNTVSVSANDFKKKKSSLKAMDIFTRKSISSDIKDAAADAGNNKILSIKQDQPIVSKPSAHQVVVLKVSLHCKGCEGKVRKHLSKMKGVTSFNIDFEAKKVTIVGEVTPLQVLASVSKVKSAQFWTSDISAAPTTKN, translated from the exons atgaaaggaatgAATATATTGTGTGCATCCCAAGCTTCAACAGCCATATGTTTAAGCATAGACCAAGTCTCAGCCACCGCCGGTGGCCAAAACCCCACCACCGTCGCCTCCAAAAGATTCACCAAAACCCTGCCTTGCACCGCTCACCCGCCGCCGATCAATCCTTTGCCTTATCATTTGCTTAAGAACCATGACAAATGGTGTTCAAATAATACAGTTTCAGTTTCAGCTAATGAtttcaagaagaagaagagctcATTGAAGGCAATGGATATTTTTACAAGGAAAAGCATTTCTTCTGACATTAAAGATGCTGCTGCAGATGCGGGTAATAACAAGATTCTGTCTATAAAACAAGATCAACCCATTGTTTCAAAACCCTCTGCACACCAG GTTGTGGTTCTAAAGGTGTCATTACACTGCAAAGGTTGTGAAGGAAAAGTGAGGAAACATTTGTCCAAAATGAAAG GTGTGACATCCTTTAACATAGATTTTGAAGCAAAGAAGGTGACAATTGTTGGAGAGGTGACACCATTACAAGTCTTGGCTAGTGTTTCAAAGGTTAAGTCTGCTCAATTTTGGACATCTGACATTTCTGCTGCTCCTACAACCAAGAATTGA
- the LOC105786463 gene encoding uncharacterized protein LOC105786463 isoform X1, with product MEPFGHRRPKISSFSDDLNFTHFQLSSTRGNKQVQKQRKFPNLTSDSVSSISNNKDQDQLMFELGLRSSKQSSGIPMKKLLAREMSKEIESRRRSSSVIARLMGLDGLPPEQKRAEGAGFNGRRSSRRNSKEEPEFKDVFEVSKMERSGGGYSSLGTVNLKLSDAEVAFIQQKFMEAKRFSTDEKLRDSEEFDDTLEVLNSNTDLLLKFLEQPDSLFAKHLHDLQGVSSQSHCGRISVLKSSRTLNNDDGQSKHRSKSPQGHHLYGKYAAPNRPELPMFQLDEKNVPTILPTRIVVLKPNLGKSRNSTRTASSPCSSHHFPSEGIEHLEISGIESRETEIWHKKKVQQDIGFSRHNSRESREMAKEITRQIKNSFNNGSMKISTSKFRGYAGDESSCDVSCSESTNDSDVTTSYRDKRHRRLSSRSSASSVSREAKKRLSERWKLTHGSQEVQMVSRGSTLGEMLAISDRETSSANSSSPVVGEGCSEIGGCSRPAVWSEPLGISSRDGWKDGCLGNLSRSRSVPASSTDFGSPRIGTRHGSLRRDKYVIPKAVKGNFNPWEASLVTSNQRSRGNKSRFSSSSSSSIKENSDTSPDFVITPHQSSGESASTAMDSSSVLENTLEVNDLKKPSDTELSAPPSVNADVSSGDVCNLEPKEPSVSELGSRAGSKEGDQPSPISVIEAPFTDDLSSGSECFESISADLHGLRMQLQLLKLETEAYEEGTMLLSSDDDGDRVSIQFATAEKNLESVYIVDVLVDSGINGADLDTFLATWHSPECPVNPTVFEELEKKYHNLNSWSRAERRLMFDRINSKLLEIYQQYIDQFPWIKRPVRKIIPKWNILELEDSLHKSLVSENKKPDMDTEVCEWSNLRDDIDVIGKEIERLLVDELVGEVVVWV from the exons ATGGAGCCATTTGGGCATCGAAGGCCTAAGATTTCGAGCTTCTCTGATGATCTAAACTTCACTCATTTTCAACTTTCTTCAACAAGAG GAAACAAACAGGTTCAAAAACAgagaaaatttccaaatttgACATCTGATTCTGTTTCCTCCATTAGTAATAATAAAGACCAAGATCAG ttaatgttTGAGTTGGGTTTGAGATCTTCAAAACAATCAAGTGGGATCCCGATGAAGAAGTTGTTAGCACGAGAAATGTCGAAAGAAATTGAATCTCGAAGACGATCTTCGAGCGTTATAGCTAGATTGATGGGGCTTGATGGATTACCACCTGAACAAAAACGAGCTGAGGGTGCCGGATTTAATGGCCGGCGATCTTCTAGGAGAAACTCGAAGGAGGAACCGGAGTTTAAAGATGTTTTCGAAGTATCGAAAATGGAGAGGAGCGGCGGTGGTTATTCTTCGTTGGGGACTGTAAACTTGAAGCTATCTGATGCTGAGGTTGCTTTTATTCAACAGAAGTTTATGGAGGCTAAACGTTTTTCGACCGATGAAAAGCTTCGGGATTCTGAGGAATTTGATGATACACTCGAGGTGTTAAATTCCAACACGGATCTTTTGTTGAAATTCCTCGAGCAACCGGATTCGTTATTTGCTAAGCATTTGCATGATCTGCAAGGTGTGTCATCGCAGTCTCATTGTGGTCGAATATCGGTCTTGAAGTCATCACGCACTCTAAACAATGACGATGGTCAATCGAAGCACCGTAGTAAATCTCCTCAAGGTCATCACTTGTATGGGAAATACGCAGCTCCTAATCGTCCTGAGTTGCCTATGTTTCAATTAGACGAAAAAAACGTGCCAACTATTCTACCGACAAGAATTGTTGTATTGAAACCAAATCTCGGGAAATCACGGAATTCTACTAGAACCGCTTCATCACCTTGTTCTTCTCATCATTTTCCATCTGAAGGCATCGAACACCTTGAAATTTCAGGTATCGAGAGTAGGGAGACAGAAATATGGCACAAGAAAAAGGTTCAACAAGATATCGGGTTTTCAAGGCATAATTCTAGGGAATCGAGGGAAATGGCGAAGGAGATTACTCGGCAAATAAAAAATAGCTTTAACAATGGCTCAATGAAAATTTCAACTTCTAAGTTTCGGGGATATGCAGGGGATGAGAGTTCATGTGATGTATCCTGTTCTGAATCTACAAACGATTCCGATGTAACAACGTCCTACAGGGATAAACGACATAGGAGGCTATCATCCCGTTCTAGTGCATCATCGGTTagtagagaggctaagaagcgATTATCTGAGAGGTGGAAATTAACACACGGGTCTCAAGAGGTGCAAATGGTTAGTCGGGGTAGTACACTCGGTGAAATGCTTGCTATCTCTGATAGGGAAACGAGCTCAGCTAATTCGAGTAGCCCGGTTGTTGGAGAAGGATGCAGTGAGATCGGTGGTTGTTCTCGGCCAGCAGTGTGGAGCGAACCTTTAGGGATTAGCAGTAGGGACGGTTGGAAAGATGGATGTCTCGGTAATCTTTCAAGATCACGATCTGTTCCGGCTTCTTCTACCGACTTTGGAAGTCCTAGAATAGGTACTCGACATGGAAGTCTACGTAGAGACAAGTATGTGATCCCAAAAGCAGTAAAAGGCAATTTTAATCCATGGGAAGCTTCGTTGGTTACCAGTAACCAACGATCCCGTGGTAATAAATCTCGATTTTCGAGTAGTAGTTCCAGTAGTATCAAGGAAAATAGCGACACTTCACCGGATTTTGTTATCACCCCACATCAATCGTCCGGAGAATCTGCTAGCACTGCCATGGATTCCAGTTCTGTTCTTGAGAACACATTGGAAGTTAATGATCTGAAAAAGCCTTCGGACACGGAATTATCTGCTCCTCCTTCAGTGAATGCCGATGTTTCTAGCGGTGATGTATGTAACTTGGAGCCCAAG GAACCATCTGTATCAGAACTAGGATCTCGAGCAGGCTCTAAGGAGGGAGATCAGCCGAGTCCGATTTCAGTCATTGAAGCTCCTTTCACCGATGATTTATCATCCGGTTCTGAATGCTTTGAAAGCATTAGTGCTGACCTCCATG GCCTTCGTATGCAACTGCAACTATTAAAACTCGAAACTGAGGCATATGAAGAAGGAACAATGCTTCTTTCAAGCGACGATGATGGTGATCGAGTATCTATTCAGTTTGCAACGGCTGAAAAGAATTTGGAGTCCGTATACATAGTCGATGTCTTGGTTGATTCCGGAATCAATGGAGCCGACCTCGATACCTTCTTAGCAACATGGCATTCTCCAGAATGTCCGGTGAATCCAACAGTATTCGAAGAACTTGAGAAAAAATACCATAATCTGAATTCTTGGTCAAGGGCCGAAAGAAGGCTGATGTTCGATAGGATCAATTCGAAGCTACTCGAGATCTATCAACAATATATAGATCAATTCCCATGGATAAAGAGGCCTGTAAGAAAAATTATTCCGAAGTGGAACATACTAGAGCTCGAAGATAGCTTGCACAAATCACTGGTAAGTGAAAACAAGAAACCGGACATGGATACCGAGGTATGTGAATGGTCGAACTTGAGGGACGATATTGATGTAATCGGTAAGGAAATCGAGAGATTGTTGGTTGATGAACTAGTAGGTGAGGTAGTAGTTTGGGTTTAG
- the LOC105786463 gene encoding uncharacterized protein LOC105786463 isoform X2: MFELGLRSSKQSSGIPMKKLLAREMSKEIESRRRSSSVIARLMGLDGLPPEQKRAEGAGFNGRRSSRRNSKEEPEFKDVFEVSKMERSGGGYSSLGTVNLKLSDAEVAFIQQKFMEAKRFSTDEKLRDSEEFDDTLEVLNSNTDLLLKFLEQPDSLFAKHLHDLQGVSSQSHCGRISVLKSSRTLNNDDGQSKHRSKSPQGHHLYGKYAAPNRPELPMFQLDEKNVPTILPTRIVVLKPNLGKSRNSTRTASSPCSSHHFPSEGIEHLEISGIESRETEIWHKKKVQQDIGFSRHNSRESREMAKEITRQIKNSFNNGSMKISTSKFRGYAGDESSCDVSCSESTNDSDVTTSYRDKRHRRLSSRSSASSVSREAKKRLSERWKLTHGSQEVQMVSRGSTLGEMLAISDRETSSANSSSPVVGEGCSEIGGCSRPAVWSEPLGISSRDGWKDGCLGNLSRSRSVPASSTDFGSPRIGTRHGSLRRDKYVIPKAVKGNFNPWEASLVTSNQRSRGNKSRFSSSSSSSIKENSDTSPDFVITPHQSSGESASTAMDSSSVLENTLEVNDLKKPSDTELSAPPSVNADVSSGDVCNLEPKEPSVSELGSRAGSKEGDQPSPISVIEAPFTDDLSSGSECFESISADLHGLRMQLQLLKLETEAYEEGTMLLSSDDDGDRVSIQFATAEKNLESVYIVDVLVDSGINGADLDTFLATWHSPECPVNPTVFEELEKKYHNLNSWSRAERRLMFDRINSKLLEIYQQYIDQFPWIKRPVRKIIPKWNILELEDSLHKSLVSENKKPDMDTEVCEWSNLRDDIDVIGKEIERLLVDELVGEVVVWV; the protein is encoded by the exons atgttTGAGTTGGGTTTGAGATCTTCAAAACAATCAAGTGGGATCCCGATGAAGAAGTTGTTAGCACGAGAAATGTCGAAAGAAATTGAATCTCGAAGACGATCTTCGAGCGTTATAGCTAGATTGATGGGGCTTGATGGATTACCACCTGAACAAAAACGAGCTGAGGGTGCCGGATTTAATGGCCGGCGATCTTCTAGGAGAAACTCGAAGGAGGAACCGGAGTTTAAAGATGTTTTCGAAGTATCGAAAATGGAGAGGAGCGGCGGTGGTTATTCTTCGTTGGGGACTGTAAACTTGAAGCTATCTGATGCTGAGGTTGCTTTTATTCAACAGAAGTTTATGGAGGCTAAACGTTTTTCGACCGATGAAAAGCTTCGGGATTCTGAGGAATTTGATGATACACTCGAGGTGTTAAATTCCAACACGGATCTTTTGTTGAAATTCCTCGAGCAACCGGATTCGTTATTTGCTAAGCATTTGCATGATCTGCAAGGTGTGTCATCGCAGTCTCATTGTGGTCGAATATCGGTCTTGAAGTCATCACGCACTCTAAACAATGACGATGGTCAATCGAAGCACCGTAGTAAATCTCCTCAAGGTCATCACTTGTATGGGAAATACGCAGCTCCTAATCGTCCTGAGTTGCCTATGTTTCAATTAGACGAAAAAAACGTGCCAACTATTCTACCGACAAGAATTGTTGTATTGAAACCAAATCTCGGGAAATCACGGAATTCTACTAGAACCGCTTCATCACCTTGTTCTTCTCATCATTTTCCATCTGAAGGCATCGAACACCTTGAAATTTCAGGTATCGAGAGTAGGGAGACAGAAATATGGCACAAGAAAAAGGTTCAACAAGATATCGGGTTTTCAAGGCATAATTCTAGGGAATCGAGGGAAATGGCGAAGGAGATTACTCGGCAAATAAAAAATAGCTTTAACAATGGCTCAATGAAAATTTCAACTTCTAAGTTTCGGGGATATGCAGGGGATGAGAGTTCATGTGATGTATCCTGTTCTGAATCTACAAACGATTCCGATGTAACAACGTCCTACAGGGATAAACGACATAGGAGGCTATCATCCCGTTCTAGTGCATCATCGGTTagtagagaggctaagaagcgATTATCTGAGAGGTGGAAATTAACACACGGGTCTCAAGAGGTGCAAATGGTTAGTCGGGGTAGTACACTCGGTGAAATGCTTGCTATCTCTGATAGGGAAACGAGCTCAGCTAATTCGAGTAGCCCGGTTGTTGGAGAAGGATGCAGTGAGATCGGTGGTTGTTCTCGGCCAGCAGTGTGGAGCGAACCTTTAGGGATTAGCAGTAGGGACGGTTGGAAAGATGGATGTCTCGGTAATCTTTCAAGATCACGATCTGTTCCGGCTTCTTCTACCGACTTTGGAAGTCCTAGAATAGGTACTCGACATGGAAGTCTACGTAGAGACAAGTATGTGATCCCAAAAGCAGTAAAAGGCAATTTTAATCCATGGGAAGCTTCGTTGGTTACCAGTAACCAACGATCCCGTGGTAATAAATCTCGATTTTCGAGTAGTAGTTCCAGTAGTATCAAGGAAAATAGCGACACTTCACCGGATTTTGTTATCACCCCACATCAATCGTCCGGAGAATCTGCTAGCACTGCCATGGATTCCAGTTCTGTTCTTGAGAACACATTGGAAGTTAATGATCTGAAAAAGCCTTCGGACACGGAATTATCTGCTCCTCCTTCAGTGAATGCCGATGTTTCTAGCGGTGATGTATGTAACTTGGAGCCCAAG GAACCATCTGTATCAGAACTAGGATCTCGAGCAGGCTCTAAGGAGGGAGATCAGCCGAGTCCGATTTCAGTCATTGAAGCTCCTTTCACCGATGATTTATCATCCGGTTCTGAATGCTTTGAAAGCATTAGTGCTGACCTCCATG GCCTTCGTATGCAACTGCAACTATTAAAACTCGAAACTGAGGCATATGAAGAAGGAACAATGCTTCTTTCAAGCGACGATGATGGTGATCGAGTATCTATTCAGTTTGCAACGGCTGAAAAGAATTTGGAGTCCGTATACATAGTCGATGTCTTGGTTGATTCCGGAATCAATGGAGCCGACCTCGATACCTTCTTAGCAACATGGCATTCTCCAGAATGTCCGGTGAATCCAACAGTATTCGAAGAACTTGAGAAAAAATACCATAATCTGAATTCTTGGTCAAGGGCCGAAAGAAGGCTGATGTTCGATAGGATCAATTCGAAGCTACTCGAGATCTATCAACAATATATAGATCAATTCCCATGGATAAAGAGGCCTGTAAGAAAAATTATTCCGAAGTGGAACATACTAGAGCTCGAAGATAGCTTGCACAAATCACTGGTAAGTGAAAACAAGAAACCGGACATGGATACCGAGGTATGTGAATGGTCGAACTTGAGGGACGATATTGATGTAATCGGTAAGGAAATCGAGAGATTGTTGGTTGATGAACTAGTAGGTGAGGTAGTAGTTTGGGTTTAG